The following coding sequences are from one Streptomyces sp. NBC_01232 window:
- a CDS encoding helix-turn-helix domain-containing protein: protein MVKIRELDPSASPLDYYGYELRRLREQAGLKQAQLGDIIFCTGSLVGQIETTKRVPTRDFSERVDAALGTGGVFSRLVGLVLRCQLPTWFQPYAEMEARASYISTYQAQLVYGLLQTEAYARAVLGVRTEGGLDAKVAARMERQRILDREDPPLMWVVMSEAVLHQEVGGREVMRNQLAHLLEQQRREWVKVQILPFEAGAHAGVMGSFNLLRFEDDPDIVYTEDFVQGHMTANPQALREGSLRYDHLQAAALSLDDSAERIARVMEERYGHQPEPDGRAVA, encoded by the coding sequence ATGGTCAAGATCCGCGAGCTCGATCCCAGCGCCTCTCCGCTGGACTACTACGGCTACGAACTGCGGCGGCTGAGAGAGCAGGCGGGCCTGAAGCAGGCGCAGTTGGGCGACATCATCTTCTGCACGGGCTCCCTGGTCGGCCAGATCGAGACGACGAAGCGGGTCCCGACGCGGGACTTCTCGGAGCGGGTGGACGCGGCGCTCGGTACCGGCGGGGTGTTCTCCCGGCTGGTGGGGCTGGTGCTGAGGTGCCAGCTGCCGACGTGGTTCCAGCCGTACGCGGAGATGGAGGCGCGCGCCTCGTACATCTCGACGTACCAGGCGCAGTTGGTCTACGGACTGCTGCAGACGGAGGCGTACGCGAGGGCCGTGCTCGGGGTGCGGACCGAGGGGGGCCTCGACGCCAAGGTGGCTGCCCGGATGGAGCGGCAGCGCATCCTCGACCGCGAGGACCCGCCACTGATGTGGGTGGTGATGAGCGAGGCCGTCCTGCACCAGGAGGTCGGTGGCCGCGAGGTCATGCGGAACCAGCTCGCCCACTTGCTGGAACAGCAGAGGAGGGAGTGGGTGAAGGTGCAGATCCTGCCGTTCGAGGCGGGCGCCCATGCGGGGGTGATGGGCTCGTTCAACCTTCTGCGATTCGAGGACGACCCCGACATCGTCTACACCGAGGACTTCGTGCAGGGCCATATGACGGCCAATCCGCAAGCTCTCAGGGAGGGTTCGCTCCGATACGATCATTTGCAGGCAGCCGCCCTGTCTCTGGACGACTCGGCGGAACGGATCGCCCGCGTAATGGAGGAGCGTTATGGACATCAACCAGAACCTGACGGGCGCGCAGTGGCGTAA